The nucleotide window GGTGTGAGATGAACTTTTCCCGTGCAGATATTGGGTTGCATGTCCCGGGCTGGTTGCACCCCAGGGACAGAACTCTGGAATCTCCGCTGCTAGGTTGTCGGTGACTTTTTCTGGGATAATGCAATGCCCCCCAACCCCCTTGTTCCCGGGGCTGCTAGGAAAACTCAATCAATTACCGAAGTTTGCTGTGTTCGTGTTTCTGGAAAATGGGAGTCATTTGAAAATACTTCTCGGCCAACTCTGACGGGCAGGAACGTTTTCCGAGATCTTTATTGCAAAGCTTCAGAGTCTTTTTAATTCGTTTGAGTAAGAAGCATATAAAAGTGTAGATTTGAATTGTAAGCATCTGAAAACGCAGTAGGAATATAAAGCATATTAAATTTCACAGAGCAGTTAATACTGTAAAGGGAACGAGAGCCTGAATGGTCctagtgggttttttttggggggtttttgttgttgttgttgttttgagaaagtGGAAGTTTTGGACTTTGGAAACTTCATTGAGTCTAGGGAACTCATTGTGgtgggtttatttgttttgagacaggctttcataCAGACTGGCATTGAACTCTGCATATTCCTGCCTTAGTCTGTGGAGCTCTAGAATATACAGGTGTGTCCCCTCTCCATACCTAGCCTTGTTTGGTGCTGGGTATgtggaacccagggtctcatgcaAAGTGCTgttccactgagctacacctcccaGTCTTTGATGTGAGATATTCAAGGATAGAAGTGTAGGATTTTACCTgggaaaacagagaagaaagacagTTCTGCATGTGGCAAAACTCAAAAAGGCAGGGACTCCAAAACATTTGGAGGCTGGGGATAGGGCCCAGCCTTAGACCACCTGCCTAGgatcccccagtgaggagctgagGTGTAGCTCAATCTTAAAACACCTGCTTAGAGTCTCCCTAGTGAGGGCCCCGGAGCAGAGCTCAGCCGTAGAGCTCTTGCCTGTGGTACCCAAGCTCTGAGTTTTATCCTGTTCCTGAAAGAATAAAAGAACCAGCTTCTGGTGTGACTCCAAAGGTCAACGTGGGCAAGTTAGAGGCAGATTATATGCAGCAAGTTCAATAGGTTTTAATTCCTGTAAGATTTAGGGAGCATCTATTGCCACCTAACATGTCAGCTTTGTGTGAAAACCTGGTTCTCTCAagacattttttatttaacttcatttatttgtggttttttgagacagggtttctctgtgtagccctggctgtcagaaacccacctgcctacaagtgctaggattaaaggtgtgcaccaccaccgcctgccttgtgtgtgtgtgtgtgtgtgtgtgtgtgtgtctgtctgtctccctgtgtgtctgtggaggttagaggaaaGCTTTGGGGAGTCAGTTATCTTCTACCACATGGGCTTAAAGTTGGGTGTCAGGCTTGTTggcttaccagctgagccatctccagcccagtTCTCCAAGGTGTTGATGGTTTAGATTGCCTTAAACTTtgtttctgtcagataaagtgatAGTTGACTTAGATATAGGgtatcactgtgtagcccaggctagcctgaaatccttgcaatccttctgcctaacactcaagttctgggattacttGTGTGTGACACTTTAAGTCTATGTGGCTTCTCTTGAGCTTTCTCATTAATGCAGGAAGGCTTTTAGCTTGTAACTTGGTTCTGTAGCTAGAGATTGGACTTGTGACTTTGCACATggtaggcaagccctctaccattAAGCTATATCCCTAGCTCCCTGTTCCCCCACTTAAGTGAACTTGTGTGGGGGTAGATGTGCATACATTTTGTCcacatggagatcagagaacaaccttTCATACCATTAAGAATGCAAGTTCCAGGTTGGAGAAataactcagaggttaagaacacttgctgttcttccaaaggtcctaaattcaattcctggcaaccacatggtggctcataaccatctatagtaagatctggtgtgcaggcagaatgttgaataaataataaataaattaaaaaaaaaaaaaaccttgttaaaaaaaaagaacacaagttGCTTCCACTGAAACCGGTTCTCATATTGACCTGGGGCTCATGAATTAGGTCAGGCTGGTTGGCCAGAGAGCCCAAGTGACCTTCCTGATTCCAGCTTCCTTACCTGGCATCTTTATGTGGATTTTGGTTATTAAACTCAACTCCCTTACACTTGCCTATCAAATACCCCATTCCCCTCAGACCACCCAAGCCTGTTTCTGCACACATCACTTTCTctcctcaaggacaagggtccTACCTGGATCATGTCAAGGTGCTCCATTCAGAGCCTGAGTAGTCCTAGGTACTGCATGGGTAGTCCTAGGTACTCAGTAGATACTTCTGAGTGCATGGATAAGTGACATGATCCTTCCTTCTAGGCCAGAAAGCAAATGAATCCAAGAAGTCAGgatccaagaagcagaaacagaGTCAGAGGGTTCGCAAGGAGAAGCCTCAGCAGCACAACTTCACCCACCACCTTCTGGCCGCGGCACTGAAGGTACTTTGGTACTGCTGGGCATGCTGTATGTGTATACAAATACCTTTTAACGCTTACCAAGAGGGTAGGCATACACCATTCTGTcccttctgcttttttttcctcttgtagtACCTAGGGTTGAATCTGGGGCCTTGTGACTGTTAGTTAGACTAGCACTCTACCACTCAGTTACACTTCCAGTCCTTGGTTGGCAGATTCTCCATAAGTGCTCCGCAGTTGAGCACCTAACTGGGACATTCTAGGCAGGCactttctactttattttatttttggtttttttctacttttaactTTGAGATTGTTTCACTAAATTGCTTGAATTAGCTtcagactcactctgtagcccaggcaggccttgaacttgagatccatCTGCTTTAGCTCAAGaggagctgggattatagaaCTGAACTACCAGGACTAGCTTACCCAGTTCTATCCTCAGCTTGTTGGTCATCCAAGCACCGGAGCCACAGAATTGCAGCTGTAGGTTCAGCCTCCCAAGCCTCTTGAGAGTTTCTCATGATACTTCATGCATCCTTTTCCCTAGAGCCACAGTGGGAATATATCTTGCATGGACTTCAGCAGCAATGGCAAGTATCTGGCCACTTGTGCAGATGACCGTACTGTCCGTATCTGGAGCACCAAAGAGTTTCTTCAGCGGGAACACCACAGCATGCGAGCCAATGTGGAGCTGGACCATGCCACCTTAGTGCGCTTCAGCCCTGACTGCAGGTGGGACAGGACTGAGCCTCAGGCTTACTTGCAAAAAGGCCAGCTCCTGGCTTTCACGTATCTGGTTGAGGTTTAGTGAGGAGGGATCAAGAGTCTACCTTGGGGTGACGTAAAGAAAGCATCCAGGTAGTACTGGCACCTCCTGGGGCCTCTTGGAGATTctgctctataagaaagcagacacaggaaaATATCCCTGCCCTGGATGTTCCAACATCTAGCTTTGCCATGAGTTTTAGACACGCTTCTGACATCCTAAGCTCTAGAAGTGAACCAAAGCTATaaggattctttttcttttttgctttttgtagTGTAGAGCTACACCCTCAGCCTTTCTTGCATTTGGGTTTCTGTGGTTtgattgtttgagacaggacaCAGGGCCTTGCTATGTTGCTCTGACTATATAATGCAGCTTGGCCCTGACTTGTGAGATCTTTCTGCCCTagtttccctagtgctgggattcagTGTGGTCTTGGGTTCCTTTGTTCAGAAAACACGAGCAAACATCTGTTTACCCTAGATAGGGCATCAACCACAGACCAGAGAGTAACTGCGTCACTTGTAGCATGGTGAACCAGAGTTCATTGGATTGCTTACGGGAGTATAGATAAGATGTTTAAAAGAACATAGACAATTCTTTGGGAGCCGAATCATAAAAAGCCCACCTCACTGTGGGGGATGACTCAAAACAGCTGTATTCTTGGAGCAGCACGTTGTGCTTTAAGGCTGCCCCCCGCCAGGCACTCCTCTCTCCCCAGAAGTTGTTCACTGTTTCTGTCACCTTGAGAGGGGCCTTATGAGTCTTGTGATTCTCCGAGCTTCTTGCTCCTTAAGTGTCAAGCCTCTTCTTTCTATGGAGGGTATTTATGTGTTACTACTAAGGATCAAGCACAGGGCCTACCAGTGAGATACATTTCTTGATTGTTTTGTTCCTTTTATGTTTGTGGGGGGAAGATATGTCACAGGACAACAGAAATtaggtttttttccttccactatATGGGTTCCTGAGTATTGAACATGAGTGACCTATACCTTGCCAAgcaagtgctttttttttaacctgttgaACCATCTTGTTGGTCCTGTGAATAGTTTTTATGAGATTTTGAGAGGCTGGAGTTAATAGCACTGACTACTTTTATACaggaccaggttcaattcccacatcCACATGACAGTTCATAACTGTCTACAACTCAAGAGTAAGGGAAGACTCTAATAGATTTTGAACCAAGGGATCTTTTGTACAACTGAACAGTAGGGCACAAGGGACAGTCTTGATTTTCCCTAGAATCTACGACACACAGGCCTCTGTCCAGGTAAGGGAATGACCTCTGCTTTGCCTGTCTCTAGAGCCTTCATTGTTTGGCTGGCCAATGGAGATACCCTTCGTGTCTTTAAGATGACCAAACGAGAAGAAGGGGGCTTTACTTTCACCGCCACCCCAGAGGATTTCCCTAAAAAGCACAAGGCACCCATTGTCAACATTGGCATTGCTGACACAGGTAGGGGAAGTCTTGTGGATGGAATTTACTCAAGGCATGAAGTGCCCAAGTtataacttgtttgtttgttttgtttgaaagatttatttttactttgtgtgatgggtgttttacctgaaagaatgtctgtgtaccacctgagtacagtgctcacagaggccagaagaggcatggGTGACCTGGGATTAGAGTTACAGCCAATTGTAAGctgccctgtgggttctggggatcaaacccaggtcctctgctagagcagccattgctcttaactgctgagccacctctccaggattctctcctccctcttttttaattaaatttgtgtTTATCAtaacacatggaggtcagaggccaacctaTGGAAGTCAGCTCAATCCTGGGGTTTAAACTCAGTTCATCAGGCTTGTGGCAAGTATCTTCAGCTGAACTATCTTGCTAGTGTCAGAATTGTGTTTGTTGAATGAGTTGGTGCTGCCTGAGTTTTGCTTGGCTCTGGTCTTGTGCCTCCCATGAGAGCCATACAGTAAGAGCCACACTTCTTAGCACCTGTGGCAACCTTTGGCCTGGGAAAGCATGGCTTGGAGCATGGACACTTAGAGCAGTGCCTCATTGTTTCTTTGGGAGGTGACAGTTGGTCTGGTCACGACCCTGACTCACAACTTCTCTCTGCTCATCAGGGAAGTTCATCATGACAGCCTCCAGTGACACGACTGTCCTCATCTGGAACCTAAAAGGTCAGGTGCTGTCCACCATCAACACCAACCAGATGAACAACACTTACGCTGTTATCTCTCCGTGTAGCAGGTGAGGAGGAGGGACAGAGTAGGTACAGAAGACAGACAGTTTagaggagggggtggggatgCCTAGGTACAAGTCTTAGCTCTCCAAACAGTGAAGGGGTGTCACAAAGCTCCATAGTCCTTGGTGTTTGTTTCTTCAGCTGTAATGTGGTTAATCTGTAGTGCTCAGGCTGGAAACCAGAGCACTGTACTTGTTAGGCAAACACTCAACCACCACACAACATCCGCAGCCTCATCCAGGGGCTTCatttcacttgttttgttttgagtcaggggtCTTACTTTGTATCTCTGGCTGACACAGAACTCCTTATGTAGACCAGATGACCTGAAACTCAATGAGATCCACCTGGCACTCTCTACTAAGtatggattaaaagtgtgtgctgaCATGCTGtgcctttttaaaatgtttgttttgttttgcttttcgagacagggtttctctgtgtaaccctggctctcttggactcactttgtagaccaggctatcctcaaactcagagatctgtctgcttctgccttctgagtgttgggattaaaggtgtgtgctattatgcacagcttttttttttttttttttttttttttttaaacagggtctgtcttttgtctttgtttcctttcacaccccaccccatcctctatttcctgagtgctggggtacTAGGCAGGCACAACCAAGCTAGGtgtatgtggtgctgggagtAGAAAGCAGGGCTTTGGTCATGTTAGACAGGTCTCTCCCAACTGAGACGCTTCTGTACTGTGGATCTTGAAGTGCACCGTAACCTCAGACTGAGAATATTTATCCCAAGCTTCCCCAAATTtctattcatttccttccttccttcctccctcccttccgccctctttccttccttctttccttccttcctttctttcagatAGATTTGCTATGGAGtacaggctgtcctagaactagctatgtagaccaggccttgaACCTGTGATACTCCTGCATCAGTCTGCTCGgtattggggttacagacaagtGCCTCCATACCtgcctttctttgttcttttcttttttttctttttgtttggttggttttattgttctgagataggatctcagtcagtagccctggccagcctggaactcactatataaactagggtggtctcaaactcacaagatAATCTGCCTATTCTTGTCTACTGAGcattgggattaaaagtatgtatcACCACACCGAGTcttactaattttaattttagttaaagGTCCTAAGTTACCCATTCTGCTTTCCAGTTTACTCAGCCTAATTAACCCTTGAACttgagttcctcctgcctctatacTAGCTGATATTGCAGGGTATACCTCCATGCCTGGCACAGAAAGACGCTAAAACGTTTCATTAGGCTGCAGCTAGCTGGAGCTGTAGGTTGATTGCCTTGTATATATGAAACTCTAGGTCTATGCCTAGCATCCCCAAAAGCTACTCTTTCTCAGGAAAGAGGTCTAGGATTTGTTAGGAGCAAGATGCCTTTTTACATTTGTGTTTTTTGAGTGTGGATTACATGACAGGTTTGTGGGTTCGTGTGGCTTCACCCCAGATGTGAAGGTCTGGGAGGTCTGCTtcgggaagaagggggagttccAGGAGGTGCTGCGTGCCTTTGAACTGAAGGGCCACTCTGCATCTGTCCATTCTTTCGCCTTCTCCAACGACTCTCGGAGGTGAGTGCATCAGtgcagctccattttttttttcttttttcttttttctttttctgttgttcagTTTTATTTAATACAGATAGCCAAGGCCGGCCTGGAAGTCCTAGTTtacctgcctctctccctcttaaGTACTGAGATACAGATGTGTACTATCTTACCTcacaattttttgttttgttgtgattgTGTTTTATAGACAGGATCTCACTTGGTAGCCCAGGCTGcacttgaactcgcagagatcttcctgcctcgcCTCAGCCTCCATTGCTGAGGTTATAGGTGTTTACCACCAAGCTGGGCCGAGCAGTGAGTAGTTCTGAGGTTCTTCTCCCTGTCTGGGCTACAGTTCTGAAAAGGGTGGAGGACTTGATTCTCAGCAGGATGTAGACTTGACTTCCTATCTTCAGTCACTCAGGCTGCTCCAGTGCCTTCCTACTCTAGCTGTGATTTCCCACATTGCAGGATGGCCTCTGTCTCCAAGGATGGCACATGGAAGCTGTGGGACACCAATGTGGAATACAAGAAGCAGCAGGACCCCTACTTGTTAAGGACAGGCCGATTTGAAGAGGCAAGCACCATGCCTTGCCGCCTGGCACTCTCCCCTGACACCCATGTCCTGGCCTTGGCCACTGGCACCAGTATTCATCTCTTCAACACGAGGCatggggagaaggaggagtgCTTTGAGTGTGTCCATGGGGAGTGTATTACTGATTTGACTTTTGACATCACTGGCCGCTTCCTGGCCTCCTGTGGGGACCGTGTGGTTCGGGTCTTCCACAACACCCCTGGCCACCGGGCTGTGGTGGAGGAGATGCAGGGCCTCCTGAAGCGGGCATCCAGTGAGAGTACCCGCCAGAGGCTGCAGCAGCAGCTGACCCAGGCCCAGGAGACCCTAAAGAGCCTCAGTGCCCTGAAGAAGTGACTCTGGCTCTGGATGGGTCTGGCTGCCTGCCCCAGTGGCTGCTATACTTCCCAGGGGCCCCTGGGGGAGCCTCCCACCTTTCTTCTTGGTGGGCCCCACTTTTTCCCATTGAAACTATTCTTGTATActtagatctctctctctctctctctcatttgcctCCTCCCAGACTAAAAGGTGCTGTTTTTTTCACAGACCTAAGGGTTGCAATCTATCTTCACCCAGCACTAAGAAGAAGGGGTATAGAGAAGAGAGAGCAAAGCTTTTGACTGTGTGGCAAATGACCCTAACACCCAAAGAAGTTTGTGAGTGTAGAGGTAAAACCTGAGGGTTGCCAGGGGACAATGTTCCATAAGGGTGCAGAATGTGTTTTATAATGCAGCAAAGTGAGTCTCCATCTGGACCAGGCTCCTAATATCAACAAGGACTGGTCTTTGTTGGCACTGGTCTGTTATCTCAGCACTCTACAGACAGGCAAGAGAATCGGGTTCGAGGCCAGtttggactacatagtgaatttcaggtcCTCCTGGGCTCCATATGGAGAGAgactcaagatttttttttaccctgGGCTTCAGCTTTCTTATTTGTAAAATGGGGAACGATGCTCTCTGTGGCCTTCCTGCAAAGATGCTGTGAGGCTAGGAGCGTTACAAAGTTCCCACACATGGAGCATAACAGTGGTGTCCAGTGTTATTAACTACCAGGTAAATGTGGCCCTCAAATTGCTCCGCAACCAACAAGAATCAGCTCTTGGGAAGGCCAGGTTTCCTAGGGGCTGGCTTACTAGTTCCTCTTGGATAAATATGGTGGTTTGGTTCACATGCCATCTCAAGATGGTGTTCCTCTCTGCTGGAGACCTCTTGGACTCATCAGTTCAGTGCCTGCTTCATGGGATGAGCTAGTGATGCtggctgacacacacacaagactagGCCTGTGGCCAAAGAGAAAAGCTGGTGGGAAGGACCCATAGGCTGGTGTCTGAAGTGCTTTTTGTTCATCACAGCTGTAAGCCATGTTGAAGACATGAAGCTTGACAGTACTGAATCCAGGGCAATAATGGGGATGAATGGAACAGATCCAATAAGAGAGCAGATTAAATTTGAAGACTGCTTGGATCCAAGGGGTAGAGAAGATGTCAAGAATCTAGGAAGGCTTGAATCTAGCAAAAAGTATCCATCCCAGTTAGTTTTGATCTCTCACTTAAAAGTAGGGCCTCTTCCAGTCATCCTCAACGCTACAGAATGTTAGAATAAGGCACAACCCTGAAGTTGACCTTGATGGCTCCCTTGTCGTcaccctctccttccaccaccacTGCTGCATCCAGATGACCTGCAGCATctgctgtctgtctgccttttctGTTATCATCCTGGTCTTAGTTACTGTTGCATACTATATGTATAGTACTTCTGTTTTCAACCACATTACTTCCAAGTCACTTTTCTACATTGTTTAGccaatttggaaaacaaaacagatcatGCCATTTCCCCAAAAGGCTTCAAAGGCTTCCTTCTACTCTTAGAAAAAAACCTGAACTCTAGTCTATATAATGCCATGGAATTTAGCCCCTCCTGTGATCTTTCTCTGTGGTGGTCCAACCTAccccatttttctgtttctttactaACCCAAACAGTTTGTAGTCTCCAGGTCTGGGCTGGTCCCTCTTGTGTGCTACAAGCATTTTCCCTTTCTGTTGGCAGAAATGTCAATGCGATTCAGTCCTTGGTAACTTTCACTCCAAACAGTTGCCTCTTCAACCACCTCATCCGAAGTAGCCCTTTCCACCGATCCTGTCCTATCTGTTGCattgctccttttctttcttttgtatgaCTTGGTGCTTTCTGAATCCATCTTGTTTGACTATCTGTTTGTTTCAGTGTCAGGGACAAGGGCAGTCACAAATGGGTATCAGGAGTGGGAATTAGGCTGCTCACTTGTTTGTGACATGGGAGGAAATGGTAGAGACTGCAGTGGGCATTTGTTCTGGGTGCACAGTGGGTGGTAACTGCTACTTATCGCAAAAGTTGCCAGTTTCAGAGAAGTTAGATGTTGGTGCTGTGCTTTGAAATGGGGTGACATTGTGACTGCACCAAACAACTGATGTAGGAGGGTGCCGCTCATCAGTCTCGTTGGCACTTAAGGATTGTTCCTTGCTTTCCTTTTGCAGTCCTGGGGTTGGACCCCAGAGCCTCATGCAGGACAGACAGTTGGCTCTGCTGCCGAGCCATGCCCCATCTTCTCACAGGGAGATGCTAGACAAAGGCTTTCCCactcagccacagccacagcccctcactgggcaaACACTTTGACACTGAGCCTTTAGCACCAGTTGGTGAAATTGCTGAAGAATGCATTGAAACATGAGCTCCACAAAGGCAGAGTCCATGTTTGTCTGCCTTGTTCTGGGTCCCAAGTGAAGTAGCCAGGGCAGAGTAAGCTCTCAATAAATGGAACTCAGACTAGAAGTAATTGACAAAAATTTGATattttctgcactctgctctCTACTGTGGATCCAGTTCTCTGATGAGATCAGCCATACTGAGGGCAGTATGGCCACACacagctctgcttcctgctgtgaATGCTTGTGGGGTGCTGGTAGGGGTCTGCTTTGGTTGACAGAAGCAGCTGAAAACACTTTCACTTGCTTCTGGGCTACCATTTTGAGAAGTAACTGGTGTCATGGCTGCAGAGAGAAGGTAGGGAACCCAAGAATGCTGAGCCACTGAAGTCAAAAGTCCGTGACCTGTGTGTGGTCATCACAGAAGCTGCCTGAGTTTgtctcctcatctgtaaaatgggaataaatgtTGTCCTATATACCTTGCTGTGTTGATTCTTTGGGTGTGTTCATGCTTGTGTATTACACTGGGGATTACACATGTGATCTTGTCCCaactccattgtgtgtgtgtgtgtgtgtttgagacagggactcactttgtaacctTGGCTGACTTGGAATtcatagagctccacctgcctctgagttGTGGGATGTGCTTGCACAGCTTTTTTACCTTTACTTTGAGCTAATATCTCACTAAATtgtctttgaacttgtgatctggCTTGATCCTCCTGCAGAGCAGGGCTGACAGGCCTCCATTTCCATGTCCAGTAGCTGTTTCTAATGGGTGGGAGCATTACAAAAGGTTATTGCACAGACTGTCCAGGGATCGAACAGAGCTGTTCTTGTTGCTCTAGGAAAAGTGTCTGCCTGTAAAAAGACTGCAACATTGATCTACTAATTTTACACAGGGTGTGGCAGTGCATGCTTGGAACCTGATGCTTGGCAGGCTGAAGTTGAAGAACCATGAGTCAGCCCTGTGCTATATTGTCTAAAAcacaattattttatatattactttTTTCAAGACTGTGTAGcactggccatcctggaactctgtagaccaggctggcctggaactcagagatcacctttctctgcctcacaggtgctgggattaaaggtgtgcacttaTCCGTCACTATAACAAAGTGTAATACTACTgaaggtttttaatttttcaaaaaaaaaaagtgagagctGAACATGGTGGTACTTACCTAACAACCCcatcactcaggaagctgaggcaggaagatagcaAGTTTGAGAACAGCTTGACTACACAGCAATACCCTGTCTTAGATAATACAGAGgtcagagagatggttcagtagataAAGGATCTTGCTACACAAGCCTGTCAACCTGAGTTTAAACCCCAGGTTCTACATGAAGGTAGAAAGAGATCAGCAACTCTGTTCTTCAACTATGAGTATCATGCATGCACAAAGTAAATTTTTAAGGAAGagtctggagagaaggctcagtggtcaagagcactggctgctcttccagagggcccaaaTTCACTTgccatcacccacatggtggctcacaactgtaactccagtccagtGGGATCTGATGCCTGCTTCTACATGTACATGATGCATGGAtatgtatgcaggcaaaacatgcatatacataaaaagCTTTTTTTAACTAAAGGAAAAATTATGGCTAGAGGGAAGAGAACTTAATTGCTCTTTCAGTgggccagggttcaattccctCTGACTTCGGCAGGTATCAGGCATTCACATGGTGCATGTACGTGCATACAGgcaaaaaacaaatttttaaaagaaaaaaagatgatgtGCAACCTATTTTTTTACCAGtcacttaaaattgaaaaaatctGCACAGAAAGTTGATCCTTAGTGATATGTCCAAGTTATAAAAACGTGAAAagttcacgcctttaatcccagcactcaaggaagcagaggcgggcagatcactgtgagttctagaccagcctggtctacaaagcaagtccaggacagccaaggctacatagggaaggcctgtctcaaaaaaccaaaataaaatgaaaattgttcTAGCTattgtagtggtgcatgcctatatccttgaatttgggaggcagaagcaggaggatcacttcaAGATCTGTGTGTAGCAGTTATTTTTCGGGGGTTCGTTATGCCCCCCTTTGCTCCTAAATATCTGTTTGGGTTTTCTATCCCACTTCAGGGCATTTAGTTCCCAAATAAAAGACAGGGACCttttagattcttttttatttttatattttaattttatgtaagtCATGTTTTGCCTCCACATATGTCAATGTAAGGGTATCAGATTTCCTAAAACTGGAGTTCAGACAGTTGTGgactaccatgtggatgctggggtttgaacctggGTTCCCTGGAAAAAAACCAGTGctctggagccatctctccacccccttaACCATTGTTCTTTTGGAAATATGgaggctttttttcttcttctttttgttgacCCTCCTCTTTCCAGACCGGATACTGGTTAGTGTCTACTTCTCCCCAAACGAGCCTGGGGGTGGTTTTCCACAGTGAAGTACAGAATATATGGAGAGCTGCCTCCACAGTTTCCCTAGGATGGGGGTCGGCTTTTAGATTCATAAAGACTTTAAGACACAGTACCTGGACAGGTATTTTtctatttcccagctacacaccCCAAGTTACTTGCTATAATTattcctgcctgggctgcttctgttccgTTAAGCCTTATGACCTCAgccttctgcttctctctcctgcctggtgcattggtattttgcctgaatgtatgtctgtgtgagaatattagatcttggagttatagacagttcttatctgccatgtgggtgctgggaattgaagccgggtcctctgggagagcagccagtgctcttaacctctgagccatctctccagtcccatgagCAACTTCCTTTATGTTATATCAACCCAGTGTTGTCCCCACTTATCCCAATGT belongs to Meriones unguiculatus strain TT.TT164.6M chromosome 4, Bangor_MerUng_6.1, whole genome shotgun sequence and includes:
- the Tbl2 gene encoding transducin beta-like protein 2 isoform X1, whose translation is MLSEQHIVGKEWLWTCVVEPVHVMADQKAERLEPGMYSNLQLSAPSNLLPLGQKANESKKSGSKKQKQSQRVRKEKPQQHNFTHHLLAAALKSHSGNISCMDFSSNGKYLATCADDRTVRIWSTKEFLQREHHSMRANVELDHATLVRFSPDCRAFIVWLANGDTLRVFKMTKREEGGFTFTATPEDFPKKHKAPIVNIGIADTGKFIMTASSDTTVLIWNLKGQVLSTINTNQMNNTYAVISPCSRFVGSCGFTPDVKVWEVCFGKKGEFQEVLRAFELKGHSASVHSFAFSNDSRRMASVSKDGTWKLWDTNVEYKKQQDPYLLRTGRFEEASTMPCRLALSPDTHVLALATGTSIHLFNTRHGEKEECFECVHGECITDLTFDITGRFLASCGDRVVRVFHNTPGHRAVVEEMQGLLKRASSESTRQRLQQQLTQAQETLKSLSALKK
- the Tbl2 gene encoding transducin beta-like protein 2 isoform X2; amino-acid sequence: MELPQMPELVGLSVLVGLLALVATAAVARGWLRAEEDKASQPVCQKANESKKSGSKKQKQSQRVRKEKPQQHNFTHHLLAAALKSHSGNISCMDFSSNGKYLATCADDRTVRIWSTKEFLQREHHSMRANVELDHATLVRFSPDCRAFIVWLANGDTLRVFKMTKREEGGFTFTATPEDFPKKHKAPIVNIGIADTGKFIMTASSDTTVLIWNLKGQVLSTINTNQMNNTYAVISPCSRFVGSCGFTPDVKVWEVCFGKKGEFQEVLRAFELKGHSASVHSFAFSNDSRRMASVSKDGTWKLWDTNVEYKKQQDPYLLRTGRFEEASTMPCRLALSPDTHVLALATGTSIHLFNTRHGEKEECFECVHGECITDLTFDITGRFLASCGDRVVRVFHNTPGHRAVVEEMQGLLKRASSESTRQRLQQQLTQAQETLKSLSALKK
- the Tbl2 gene encoding transducin beta-like protein 2 isoform X3, which produces MDFSSNGKYLATCADDRTVRIWSTKEFLQREHHSMRANVELDHATLVRFSPDCRAFIVWLANGDTLRVFKMTKREEGGFTFTATPEDFPKKHKAPIVNIGIADTGKFIMTASSDTTVLIWNLKGQVLSTINTNQMNNTYAVISPCSRFVGSCGFTPDVKVWEVCFGKKGEFQEVLRAFELKGHSASVHSFAFSNDSRRMASVSKDGTWKLWDTNVEYKKQQDPYLLRTGRFEEASTMPCRLALSPDTHVLALATGTSIHLFNTRHGEKEECFECVHGECITDLTFDITGRFLASCGDRVVRVFHNTPGHRAVVEEMQGLLKRASSESTRQRLQQQLTQAQETLKSLSALKK